The segment TCACGCCCTTTGTGAGGTCGTCAGGCCGTGTCAACTGTTCTTATAGACGCCTGCCTCTAGTATCTCTctattgtgtaatttttttacaacctTCAAGTCGGATGCGCCACCGACGATGAATCTGTCTCGTTCGCATCTTCGCTAGAGTCTGTAAAAACTCGAGGAGCTGTCCCATTGTCTGCTGGCCCTTTTACGAGCAGTGTTTTGTGAGGCTGTTATTGTTTGCGGTCGATAAACATCACCATCTCGGTGGGGATCATTAATACTCGCCGGTGGTGCGCTCTAATAGAGCCCTATATTGGTTTGTCAATTACTGACGTTTTGAATGGTATGTTTGAGACATCAGGTTCTCTTACAGAATGGAATTGATGAACAAAGATCTATTGACGTTGAAAATCAATATGACGAAGGATTCGATATCTTTCAAACAAGACCCCGCACTGGTTGCTGCGATTAACAAACTCTGTAGTCGCAATGACGCACCGAATGTCCCTTCGCTTTTACCACAACGTAAATTGGACTTTGACGAAGTTCAAAGACTTCTGAAGCCTGCTGCTGTGAATAAAGGTTTGCGTATacgaaaataatgtataaagttatcagaaatttaacattattaccGATTATAAATCGTTCCAGTTGATTCTGAACAAATAACACAACAAaaaggaaatgaaaataaagtaatcaTTATAAAGAAGATTGAAGGTATTTTGAAAGACATTGATAATAGCGCAGAGAGAGGCGTCTCACCCAGGCTGGTGATAAGAAACCAAAGATTATGGAGCAActgtatttatagtttagaTCGGTTAGTTGGGAATTCGCCAAAATAGGCTTCTTACATGCAGCGTACAGAGACTTCTGTTTATCTTTGTTTTAGTGTAACGTTGAAATCCATGAGTAACGCTAAAACCACAACATTAGTGTATTCAAACAATGAAGACAAGTCCCGGTTCAACATGATCGTGTTTGTTTTGACTAAAATACATGAACTATTGACCAAGAATATAACAGTGACGAGAcggtaaaaaattattaataaaagaagcactaatacagtaaatatattttaattaatattaacaaattttcagAGAGTTATTCTATCAGAATGTAAGTAGATTTGTAAGTCAAATCAAACTAGATACGGCTGTTAGGGACGCGTGCTGTTTGCTGGAAACAACTCCATGGAGTCTGGGTGTCGTGGCCACCGCTAAGGGTCTTATAGCTGGTCCTATAAAGATGTACAATAGGGATAGCTCCATACTCGATTGTAACGTGGCTGGAGgtgacaaatttattatatgtaatataaactattttttaattattactcttCTAATAACCGACTCCAAAAAGGTTAaggtttttaattgaaatgtattttaagtttgttatTTTCGGCTTTTTGCAGTTTTCAGgaacgaaattatttttaacaactacctgacataataaaactaacacatctcgtctgcccgtgatcacggttgctgaaa is part of the Danaus plexippus chromosome 2, MEX_DaPlex, whole genome shotgun sequence genome and harbors:
- the LOC116765211 gene encoding LOW QUALITY PROTEIN: meiotic recombination protein W68 (The sequence of the model RefSeq protein was modified relative to this genomic sequence to represent the inferred CDS: substituted 3 bases at 3 genomic stop codons), with the translated sequence MTKDSISFKQDPALVAAINKLCSRNDAPNVPSLLPQRKLDFDEVQRLLKPAAVNKGLRIRKXCIKLSEIXHYYRLXIVPKIEGILKDIDNSAERGVSPRLVIRNQRLWSNCIYSLDRVTLKSMSNAKTTTLVYSNNEDKSRFNMIVFVLTKIHELLTKNITVTRRELFYQNVSRFVSQIKLDTAVRDACCLLETTPWSLGVVATAKGLIAGPIKMYNRDSSILDCNVAGGTLIPQDIVGITKFETTAKYILLVEKDAIFQKLLDEGALIRLGPVILLTGKGYPDVCTRQLLYRLVSELRLRALALVDADPHGYEIYLTYKYGSLAQSHLSDSLACTSLLLLGARYQDLMTLVPTAARLALTALDRRKLAALINRPYLNTPTGDPIKEDLKRMLERGLKAELEAVVPYSVAMSDSYIPSKIIAADFLG